The Sulfolobus acidocaldarius DSM 639 genome has a window encoding:
- a CDS encoding winged helix DNA-binding protein, which yields MYRVLLALEEPRTLSELWEAANVSTGIYYNTIEKNLLALGLIKYEEKGRSTLVSLTDKGKKLLELMKEIGFEKLTQIR from the coding sequence TTGTACAGGGTACTACTAGCGTTAGAAGAGCCGAGAACCCTCAGTGAGCTGTGGGAGGCGGCGAATGTCAGCACTGGAATATATTACAATACGATCGAGAAGAACTTGCTAGCGCTGGGCCTAATAAAGTACGAAGAGAAAGGGAGGAGCACGCTCGTGTCTCTCACAGACAAGGGAAAGAAGTTACTAGAGCTCATGAAAGAGATAGGATTTGAAAAGCTTACCCAAATCCGTTAA
- a CDS encoding ribbon-helix-helix protein, CopG family yields MRVINFKAEEDLVSKLDLYAINKRVSRSEIIREALQKFLEAEEGWSKWT; encoded by the coding sequence ATGCGAGTGATCAATTTTAAGGCGGAGGAAGATTTGGTCAGTAAGCTAGACTTGTACGCCATTAACAAGAGGGTCTCAAGGAGCGAAATAATAAGGGAGGCTCTGCAGAAGTTCTTGGAGGCTGAGGAAGGATGGAGCAAGTGGACCTAA
- a CDS encoding phosphoadenosine phosphosulfate reductase family protein yields the protein METRVEEAIELIINASEELSNLPWELGFSGGKDSTTVLSLTLKAMERGAMIKTLYVVYADTLLEHPILRKEALDALESLKVYPNVKPIRLTPIEDFISMMVERGYPAPSHRFRWCMERLKLRPMKRFMEQLGKFVQLSGVRMTESSERAKQTAYNGKHEKIIRLGNPIIMPILDWTTEDVFRYLRSERRWDGREFDYLLNLYEVKEDNDGCGCALTTDVRFGCWVCTVVKNDKMPVSDTLKEARKMIMDISRDLRYRIIDKNGKPRSLNEEGRKEVAKVFIGVLEKEPEAFGYDTKELREKLEKVIEE from the coding sequence ATGGAAACAAGAGTAGAGGAGGCAATTGAACTTATTATTAATGCTAGCGAAGAATTATCAAACTTACCATGGGAATTAGGTTTTAGTGGAGGAAAGGATTCTACTACAGTTCTAAGTTTAACTCTGAAAGCTATGGAAAGAGGTGCTATGATTAAGACGCTGTACGTAGTTTACGCAGACACTTTGCTAGAGCACCCGATCTTGAGAAAAGAGGCTTTAGACGCTTTAGAGAGCTTAAAGGTTTATCCTAATGTTAAGCCTATTAGATTAACTCCCATAGAGGATTTCATCTCAATGATGGTCGAAAGAGGCTATCCTGCACCATCTCACAGGTTTAGGTGGTGCATGGAAAGACTGAAGCTAAGACCGATGAAGAGGTTTATGGAGCAATTGGGAAAATTTGTCCAACTTTCTGGTGTAAGGATGACGGAAAGTAGTGAAAGGGCTAAACAGACTGCGTATAACGGAAAGCATGAAAAAATAATAAGGTTAGGTAATCCGATTATTATGCCCATACTCGACTGGACTACTGAGGACGTGTTTAGGTACCTACGTAGCGAGAGGAGGTGGGACGGTAGGGAATTCGACTATTTACTGAACTTATATGAAGTGAAAGAAGACAATGACGGTTGTGGTTGTGCGTTAACCACTGACGTTAGGTTTGGCTGTTGGGTCTGCACTGTAGTCAAAAACGACAAAATGCCAGTAAGTGATACCTTAAAGGAGGCGAGGAAGATGATAATGGACATCAGCAGAGATCTTAGGTATAGGATAATCGATAAAAATGGAAAACCAAGAAGCTTAAATGAGGAGGGGAGGAAAGAGGTTGCTAAAGTTTTCATAGGGGTATTAGAAAAAGAGCCTGAGGCTTTCGGCTATGATACCAAAGAACTGAGAGAGAAGTTAGAAAAAGTGATAGAAGAATGA
- a CDS encoding ATP-binding protein — protein sequence MSAKNDSESRVNKSFDSTQQPNISEQAGSIAPQQTSDSSAPQQAQQSNIPSQPSNQASVQQVSQSQQQTYYIGKVIISKDTPAKHNEFWVWTKSHIDIEVGSSFVIVEDPSASNRKYIVGLVVDSMTMSTSENGIAEYFSSGVGEPLINPPIEPRVITFYKVRVISREPSITKPAESRMLVRLASQNDIDRLNSIIKPEYRVLAGFLYNFTNPLDSNSWIPIYFDSTYLAGKQGAHVMITGKTGLATKTSYALFLIPNFLQHAKMNNKRVAAVLFNVKQCDLFNLHNLLLYKDWDSLYSTIKNLFGNRTDLAEYNIGMWKRIKELYNLSKPSDLIPKDSSGRPMLYYYTYAGDNICSSQISNAANILLQQTIPTYSYGLMDLGIPELITALSNGKYDTMSEPQRVAISLLARKVIPELKEEISFDKLLNDANKQRSIFMKLLTNNVDERTVPVIIRYLIDFVGTNRNIGLELQNAHGNPIKDTNIHEGINIIQLNGLSDTMQNIVFSSVLRTLMNIQQDQNNNRRFDYIIVFVDELNKFAPKRGESPIKDLIVDIAARARSLNIGLIGAQQFASRIETQVYGNASTYVVGNTDAAELKEDEYKAFSDFKDMIYQLQKGQMVIYQPSTFISPIKIRFPVIPYDVS from the coding sequence ATGTCTGCTAAAAATGATTCGGAAAGTAGGGTAAATAAAAGTTTCGATTCAACTCAACAACCTAACATATCCGAACAAGCTGGAAGTATTGCGCCTCAGCAAACTTCTGATTCATCTGCACCTCAGCAAGCTCAACAGAGTAATATTCCTTCACAGCCTTCTAATCAAGCCTCAGTTCAACAGGTGAGCCAGTCTCAACAACAAACTTACTATATCGGAAAGGTCATAATTTCAAAAGATACTCCAGCGAAACATAACGAGTTTTGGGTATGGACAAAATCCCATATAGACATTGAGGTAGGCTCATCCTTCGTAATAGTTGAGGATCCTTCAGCTAGCAATAGAAAATATATTGTGGGTTTAGTAGTTGACTCAATGACAATGTCTACTTCTGAGAACGGTATTGCAGAATATTTTAGTAGTGGAGTTGGGGAACCTTTAATTAACCCGCCCATTGAACCAAGAGTGATTACTTTTTATAAGGTCAGAGTCATAAGTAGGGAACCTTCTATAACTAAACCAGCAGAATCTAGAATGTTAGTGAGATTAGCTAGTCAAAATGACATAGATAGATTAAATTCCATCATAAAGCCTGAATATAGAGTTTTAGCAGGGTTTTTATACAATTTCACTAATCCATTAGATTCAAACAGCTGGATACCTATTTACTTTGACTCAACTTATCTTGCGGGTAAGCAAGGGGCTCATGTTATGATAACAGGTAAAACAGGCTTAGCTACCAAAACCAGCTACGCGTTATTTTTAATACCTAATTTCCTACAACATGCCAAAATGAATAATAAAAGAGTCGCGGCAGTTCTTTTCAACGTAAAACAATGCGACCTATTTAACTTACACAATCTATTATTGTATAAAGATTGGGACTCATTATATAGTACAATCAAAAATTTGTTCGGTAATAGAACTGATCTTGCTGAATATAATATTGGAATGTGGAAAAGAATCAAAGAATTATATAATTTAAGTAAACCCAGTGATCTTATTCCAAAGGATTCCAGTGGAAGACCTATGTTATATTATTATACTTATGCTGGTGATAATATATGCAGTTCTCAAATCTCTAATGCTGCGAATATACTTTTACAACAAACAATTCCGACTTATTCCTATGGCCTAATGGACTTAGGAATACCTGAATTAATTACCGCTCTTTCGAACGGAAAATACGATACTATGAGTGAGCCACAAAGGGTCGCTATAAGTCTTTTAGCTAGGAAGGTAATTCCAGAATTGAAAGAAGAAATAAGCTTTGATAAATTATTAAATGATGCAAACAAGCAGCGTAGTATTTTTATGAAACTACTTACTAATAATGTAGATGAACGCACTGTTCCCGTTATAATAAGGTATCTAATAGATTTTGTAGGAACAAACAGAAATATAGGATTAGAATTACAAAATGCTCATGGAAACCCAATAAAAGATACGAATATTCATGAAGGTATTAACATAATTCAGTTAAATGGCTTGTCCGACACAATGCAAAATATAGTGTTCAGCTCGGTACTGCGAACTTTAATGAACATTCAACAAGATCAAAATAATAATAGAAGATTCGACTATATCATCGTATTTGTAGATGAACTAAACAAGTTCGCTCCTAAAAGAGGCGAATCGCCTATTAAAGATCTTATAGTTGATATCGCAGCAAGAGCTAGAAGTCTAAATATAGGTTTGATCGGAGCGCAGCAGTTTGCGTCACGGATAGAAACACAGGTATATGGAAATGCGTCGACTTATGTAGTAGGAAATACAGATGCAGCAGAACTTAAAGAAGATGAATACAAAGCATTTTCAGACTTTAAGGACATGATTTACCAATTACAGAAAGGCCAAATGGTCATTTATCAGCCGTCAACCTTTATCTCACCTATTAAGATAAGGTTTCCAGTAATTCCCTATGATGTAAGCTAA
- a CDS encoding nuclease, whose product MSTDFKQRYWANSNFDGFEVPNEHLGREYLIYGLLHIKLKQWKEKGLIPDNIYLRRTGIGTLTSVINHDYYKDVLDKYDFTIYYHYKENGEDRYWPGLFIDTTGSSWTEEQSEQRYGEPIYAVLSTKVWVAQEFDVLGRTIFIHYNDREDKLKLIVALSILNLYGQNKIRLNEYEYGAKSQYYIIPVKFWKNITELRVIIKGYYQSFVEYLARVRCK is encoded by the coding sequence ATGTCAACTGATTTCAAGCAAAGGTACTGGGCCAACTCTAACTTTGACGGCTTTGAGGTCCCAAACGAGCACCTAGGTAGGGAGTACCTAATCTACGGGCTACTTCACATTAAGTTAAAACAGTGGAAGGAAAAGGGCCTAATTCCAGATAATATTTACCTTAGGAGGACTGGTATAGGTACGCTGACGAGCGTTATTAATCACGACTACTACAAAGACGTCTTAGACAAATACGACTTCACGATTTATTATCACTATAAAGAGAACGGGGAAGACAGATACTGGCCTGGGCTGTTTATTGACACAACAGGATCTTCATGGACTGAAGAACAGTCAGAGCAAAGATATGGTGAACCTATCTATGCAGTATTATCTACCAAAGTTTGGGTTGCGCAAGAATTTGATGTGTTGGGAAGAACAATTTTTATCCACTATAACGATAGAGAAGATAAATTGAAATTAATCGTAGCACTCTCTATCCTTAATCTCTATGGGCAGAATAAGATTAGATTAAATGAGTACGAATATGGTGCGAAAAGTCAGTACTATATCATACCTGTCAAGTTTTGGAAAAATATCACTGAACTCAGAGTTATAATAAAGGGGTATTATCAATCGTTCGTAGAATATCTTGCAAGGGTGAGGTGTAAATAA